In a single window of the Nocardioides sp. L-11A genome:
- a CDS encoding LCP family protein, whose translation MPPVPPVPPRRAPGRSRWSRPRTYVRLVLLALALWLAYTVAVPFVAWNRVDKVDFEPSAERPPEQPGTTYLLVGSDSRAGLSPEERKKLHTGDAASELTDTILLLHTGDGPTTLVSIPRDSPLNIPGFGVSKVNSAYAKGGTPLLVQTLENATGLRVDQYVEIGFGGLVGVVDAVGGIEICPKQRIKDKDSGLNVKKGCQEVDGATALAYSRARKYSPISDLARVQQQREVIAAVGDKVLSPWSVLNPLRWWGLNSSVPDFFRFGDSTGPVDAGKWALAMTKVKKSCTVPLARADTTWDGPRAEQLFGKIAEDRTGDITEDLCTATGLAR comes from the coding sequence GTGCCGCCCGTGCCGCCCGTGCCGCCGCGCCGGGCGCCGGGCCGCAGCCGGTGGTCACGCCCGCGCACCTACGTCCGGCTGGTGCTGCTCGCCCTCGCACTGTGGCTGGCGTACACCGTGGCGGTGCCGTTCGTGGCCTGGAACCGGGTCGACAAGGTCGACTTCGAGCCGAGCGCCGAGCGTCCGCCCGAGCAGCCCGGCACGACGTACCTCCTCGTCGGCAGCGACTCGCGGGCCGGCCTGTCGCCGGAGGAGCGCAAGAAGCTCCACACCGGCGATGCCGCCTCGGAGCTGACCGACACGATCCTGCTCCTGCACACCGGCGACGGCCCGACGACCCTGGTGTCGATCCCCCGCGACTCGCCGCTGAACATCCCGGGGTTCGGGGTCAGCAAGGTCAACTCGGCCTATGCCAAGGGCGGGACGCCGCTGCTGGTGCAGACCCTGGAGAACGCGACCGGCCTGCGGGTCGACCAGTACGTCGAGATCGGCTTCGGCGGTCTCGTCGGCGTCGTCGACGCGGTCGGCGGGATCGAGATCTGCCCGAAGCAGCGGATCAAGGACAAGGACTCCGGCCTCAACGTGAAGAAGGGCTGCCAGGAGGTCGACGGGGCGACCGCGCTGGCGTACTCCCGGGCCCGCAAGTACAGCCCGATCTCCGACCTGGCGCGGGTCCAGCAGCAGCGCGAGGTGATCGCCGCGGTGGGCGACAAGGTGCTCTCCCCCTGGTCGGTGCTCAACCCGTTGCGCTGGTGGGGCCTGAACAGCTCGGTCCCCGACTTCTTCCGCTTCGGCGACAGCACCGGCCCCGTCGACGCCGGGAAGTGGGCGCTGGCCATGACGAAGGTGAAGAAGTCCTGCACCGTGCCCCTGGCCCGCGCCGACACCACGTGGGACGGGCCCCGCGCCGAGCAGCTGTTCGGCAAGATCGCCGAGGACCGGACCGGCGACATCACCGAGGATCTCTGCACGGCCACCGGTCTCGCCCGCTGA
- a CDS encoding pyridoxal-phosphate dependent enzyme: protein MARTELTFEGVVAAAEIVARELPATPLQSHPLLDRALDRPVLVKHENVLPTGAFKVRGGVHLAARLSDAERAHGLVTCSTGNHAQSVAYGARLADVRATIVMPASAPAAKREAVRALGAEVVLVGASLGEAGEHARALAAETGASFVCPTDERIVLGHATAYLELFGQAPDLCTLYVPVGSGTGAAGACLVRDALAPRCRVVGVQSAAAPAGWRSWRAGSIETAPATTRAAGLATTTGYPRTQAVLRDRLDDFVLVDDDAIDAAARLLATCAHTLAEGAGAASLAGAVASGGPADDTAPVAVVCTGANASADEIARLAGSVAAA from the coding sequence ATGGCGCGTACCGAGCTGACCTTCGAGGGGGTCGTGGCCGCCGCCGAGATCGTGGCCCGCGAGCTGCCCGCGACCCCGCTGCAGTCCCATCCGCTGCTCGACCGGGCGCTGGACCGCCCGGTCCTGGTCAAGCACGAGAACGTGCTGCCGACCGGCGCCTTCAAGGTGCGGGGCGGGGTTCACCTCGCCGCCCGGCTGAGCGACGCCGAGCGCGCGCACGGGCTGGTCACCTGCTCGACGGGCAACCACGCGCAGTCCGTCGCGTACGGCGCCCGGCTGGCCGACGTCCGCGCCACGATCGTGATGCCCGCGAGCGCCCCCGCGGCCAAGCGCGAGGCGGTCCGGGCCCTGGGCGCCGAGGTGGTCCTCGTCGGCGCCAGCCTGGGCGAGGCCGGCGAGCACGCCCGCGCGCTGGCGGCCGAGACGGGCGCGTCCTTCGTCTGTCCGACCGACGAGCGGATCGTGCTGGGCCACGCGACGGCGTACCTCGAGCTGTTCGGCCAGGCGCCCGACCTGTGCACCCTCTACGTCCCCGTCGGCAGCGGCACCGGCGCCGCCGGCGCGTGCCTGGTGCGCGACGCGCTCGCCCCGCGGTGCCGGGTCGTCGGCGTCCAGTCGGCGGCGGCGCCGGCCGGCTGGCGCTCCTGGCGCGCCGGCTCGATCGAGACCGCGCCCGCGACGACCCGTGCGGCCGGGCTGGCCACCACGACCGGGTACCCGCGCACCCAGGCGGTCCTGCGCGATCGCCTCGACGACTTCGTGCTCGTCGACGACGACGCGATCGACGCCGCCGCGCGGCTGCTGGCCACCTGTGCGCACACGCTCGCCGAGGGGGCCGGCGCGGCGTCGCTGGCCGGTGCCGTCGCGAGCGGGGGCCCGGCGGACGACACGGCGCCGGTCGCCGTGGTCTGCACCGGCGCCAACGCCTCGGCCGACGAGATCGCCCGGCTGGCCGGATCGGTCGCCGCAGCCTGA
- a CDS encoding LPXTG cell wall anchor domain-containing protein produces the protein MLKKLAALAMLTAAFAVAPSTPAQADGYTPKIPTVTTIKVIANEAGKPVVLEVSASANHPTPPAGNIAITLATGGTAARGARALVAAPVFSTTVHFVDRPVRVEGPRLPKGRYVATAALTPDDAALFLPSSGSTQTFRVAADDDNGSGGGGGDQGAGLPNTGGPDLGWLLLGGGLLVAGAGGVSYGRRRIAAAA, from the coding sequence GTGCTCAAGAAGCTGGCTGCGCTCGCCATGCTCACCGCGGCATTCGCCGTCGCACCGTCGACGCCCGCTCAGGCCGACGGCTACACACCCAAGATCCCGACCGTCACCACCATCAAGGTGATCGCCAACGAGGCGGGCAAGCCGGTCGTGCTGGAGGTCAGTGCCAGCGCCAACCATCCGACGCCGCCGGCCGGCAATATCGCCATCACCCTGGCGACCGGAGGCACCGCCGCGCGCGGTGCCCGGGCGCTGGTCGCGGCGCCGGTGTTCAGCACCACGGTGCACTTCGTGGACCGGCCGGTCCGGGTCGAGGGCCCGCGCCTGCCCAAGGGCAGGTACGTCGCGACCGCGGCGCTGACGCCCGACGACGCCGCCCTCTTCCTGCCCTCCTCCGGCTCCACCCAGACCTTCCGGGTCGCCGCTGACGACGACAACGGCAGCGGTGGCGGAGGCGGCGACCAGGGCGCCGGCCTGCCCAACACCGGCGGCCCGGACCTCGGTTGGCTGCTCCTCGGTGGCGGTCTGCTCGTCGCGGGCGCCGGCGGCGTCAGCTACGGTCGCCGCCGCATCGCCGCGGCCGCCTGA
- a CDS encoding DUF1059 domain-containing protein, producing MPSLRCPCDTTLRADTDDELVDKVQAHLAAEHPGREYSREEILFMAM from the coding sequence ATGCCCTCGCTGCGCTGCCCCTGCGACACCACCCTGCGCGCCGACACCGACGACGAGCTGGTCGACAAGGTGCAGGCGCACCTCGCGGCCGAGCACCCGGGCCGGGAGTACAGCCGTGAGGAGATCCTGTTCATGGCGATGTGA
- a CDS encoding acyl-CoA thioesterase, giving the protein MSEIVAARTPSYSRIELATLTSRAQANLLGNIHGGEVVKLADSTAGVVAQRHSGGPAVTAALDEMAFLEPVRVGDIIRTFGQVNWVGTSSMEIGVRIETEPWDAAGEVLHVGSAHFVFVAVDAAGRGRPVPALEPETDEDRRRMHEAEVRRAHRLARRQEIEALRARP; this is encoded by the coding sequence GTGAGCGAAATCGTCGCGGCACGCACGCCGTCGTACTCCCGCATCGAGCTGGCCACGCTGACCTCGCGCGCCCAGGCCAACCTGCTGGGCAACATCCACGGCGGTGAGGTGGTCAAACTGGCCGACTCCACCGCCGGGGTCGTGGCGCAGCGGCACAGCGGCGGTCCGGCGGTGACGGCCGCCCTCGACGAGATGGCGTTCCTGGAGCCGGTCCGGGTGGGCGACATCATCCGGACCTTCGGCCAGGTCAACTGGGTCGGCACGTCCTCGATGGAGATCGGCGTCCGCATCGAGACCGAGCCCTGGGACGCGGCGGGCGAGGTGCTGCACGTCGGCTCGGCGCACTTCGTGTTCGTGGCCGTCGACGCGGCCGGCCGCGGCCGGCCGGTGCCCGCGCTGGAGCCGGAGACCGATGAGGACCGTCGCCGGATGCACGAGGCCGAGGTACGCCGCGCGCACCGGCTCGCCCGGCGTCAGGAGATCGAGGCGCTGCGCGCCCGGCCCTGA
- a CDS encoding crotonase/enoyl-CoA hydratase family protein, with the protein MYETLTWQVDDDGIATLTLHRPDALNAFDLTMARELLQVFLTDARDDAVRAVVVTGAGRAFCAGMDLSAEGNVFGLDESLSPTPEEFRAAYDEPPFADGIRDTGGKITLAIHALPKPVIAAINGPAVGIGATMTLAMDLRLASTKARIGFVFGRLGIVPEACSSWFLPRIVGIQQALEWVYSADILTAEQAHAGRLVRSLHEPDELLPAAYELARSFVTDRSPVALGLAKRLLYRNSAAADPLEAHLTDSLAMFWTSIGDGKEGVAAFLEKRVPRFTGKASELPPIE; encoded by the coding sequence GTGTACGAGACCCTGACCTGGCAGGTCGACGACGACGGCATCGCGACGCTGACCCTGCACCGGCCGGACGCACTCAACGCCTTCGACCTGACCATGGCCCGGGAGCTGCTGCAGGTCTTCCTCACCGACGCGCGCGACGACGCGGTCCGCGCCGTCGTCGTGACCGGCGCCGGCCGCGCCTTCTGCGCCGGCATGGACCTCTCCGCCGAGGGCAACGTGTTCGGTCTCGACGAGTCCCTCTCCCCCACGCCCGAGGAGTTCCGGGCGGCGTACGACGAGCCGCCGTTCGCCGACGGCATCCGGGACACCGGCGGCAAGATCACCTTGGCGATCCACGCGCTGCCGAAGCCGGTGATCGCCGCGATCAACGGGCCGGCGGTCGGCATCGGCGCCACCATGACGCTCGCCATGGACCTGCGCCTGGCCTCGACGAAGGCCAGGATCGGGTTCGTGTTCGGGCGGCTCGGCATCGTGCCCGAGGCCTGCTCGTCGTGGTTCCTGCCGCGCATCGTCGGCATCCAGCAGGCCCTGGAGTGGGTCTACTCCGCCGACATCCTCACCGCTGAGCAGGCCCACGCCGGCCGGCTGGTGCGCAGCCTGCACGAGCCCGACGAGCTGCTGCCCGCGGCGTACGAGCTGGCCCGGTCGTTCGTGACCGACCGCTCCCCGGTCGCCCTCGGCCTGGCCAAGCGGCTGCTCTACCGCAACAGCGCGGCCGCGGACCCGCTGGAGGCGCACCTCACCGACTCGCTGGCGATGTTCTGGACCTCGATCGGCGACGGCAAGGAGGGCGTCGCGGCGTTCCTGGAGAAGCGGGTGCCGCGGTTCACCGGCAAGGCCTCGGAGCTGCCCCCCATCGAGTGA
- a CDS encoding LCP family protein, with the protein MQDRTPVDDRAARVRFRRALTLMAFTLVVPGSAQLIAGNRAIGRLAVRLWLASLGTLLVVAAWSWFDNGFALSLAFSPTVMLVIRLYLIVGAVCWAALFVDAWRIGQPLSLRLPHRRAVVGVNGILCFSVAGTMLFGAHLAAAQREWLTMFADGDLGSAHGGRYNILLIGGDSGNDRWGLRTDSMTVASVDATTGRTVMIGLPRNMQNFPFRKGSVMDEQFPEGFDCDGCYLNGVSTWVGDHTDLFQDSETPGIDATVSAIEGITGLDMNYWVMVNMRGFERLVDAFGGVTLNVRQRIPVGGLGKDVTGYIEPGERKLDGHDALWYARAREGSDDYSRMARQKCVFSALVSQVSPAQALTNFQEIAQASSAMIQTDIPGGALSDFVQLALRARTQKISSVSLVPPRIDTARPDIDLVQQMVSDAIDKAEGDLKAAKKGSGKAEHKADDEKSAGDAPASEGKGADEQAGDQDDAGTVTGGSLGSRNEGYKANETDDVAAAC; encoded by the coding sequence GTGCAGGACAGGACCCCCGTCGACGACCGCGCCGCCCGGGTGCGGTTCCGCCGGGCACTGACCCTGATGGCGTTCACGCTGGTCGTGCCCGGCTCCGCGCAGCTGATCGCGGGCAACCGGGCGATCGGCCGCCTCGCCGTACGGCTCTGGCTGGCGTCGCTCGGCACCCTCCTCGTCGTCGCCGCCTGGAGCTGGTTCGACAACGGCTTCGCGCTGTCCCTCGCGTTCAGCCCGACCGTGATGCTCGTCATCCGGCTCTACCTCATCGTCGGCGCGGTCTGCTGGGCCGCGCTCTTCGTCGACGCCTGGCGGATCGGCCAGCCGCTCAGCCTGCGGCTCCCGCACCGCCGCGCGGTCGTCGGCGTCAACGGCATCCTCTGCTTCTCCGTCGCCGGCACGATGCTCTTCGGCGCCCACCTCGCCGCCGCCCAGCGCGAGTGGCTGACCATGTTCGCGGACGGTGACCTCGGCAGCGCGCACGGCGGGCGCTACAACATCCTGCTCATCGGCGGTGACTCCGGCAACGACCGCTGGGGCCTGCGCACCGACTCGATGACCGTCGCGTCCGTCGACGCCACGACCGGCCGCACCGTGATGATCGGCCTGCCGCGCAACATGCAGAACTTCCCGTTCCGCAAGGGCAGCGTGATGGACGAGCAGTTCCCCGAGGGCTTCGACTGCGACGGCTGCTATCTCAACGGCGTCAGCACCTGGGTGGGCGACCACACCGACCTGTTCCAGGACTCCGAGACGCCGGGCATCGACGCCACGGTGTCGGCCATCGAGGGGATCACCGGCCTCGACATGAACTACTGGGTGATGGTCAACATGCGCGGCTTCGAGCGGCTGGTCGACGCTTTCGGCGGAGTCACCCTCAACGTCCGTCAGCGGATCCCCGTCGGCGGCCTCGGCAAGGACGTCACCGGCTACATCGAGCCCGGCGAGCGCAAGCTCGACGGCCACGACGCCCTCTGGTACGCGCGGGCCCGCGAGGGGTCCGACGACTACTCGCGGATGGCGCGCCAGAAGTGTGTGTTCTCGGCCCTCGTCTCCCAGGTGAGCCCGGCCCAGGCGCTCACCAACTTCCAGGAGATCGCCCAGGCGTCCAGCGCGATGATCCAGACCGACATCCCCGGCGGCGCGCTCAGCGACTTCGTCCAGCTCGCCCTGCGCGCCCGGACCCAGAAGATCTCCTCGGTCTCCCTCGTGCCCCCGCGGATCGACACCGCGCGGCCCGACATCGATCTGGTCCAGCAGATGGTCAGCGACGCGATCGACAAGGCCGAGGGCGACCTGAAGGCCGCCAAGAAGGGCAGCGGCAAGGCCGAACACAAGGCCGACGACGAGAAGTCGGCCGGCGACGCGCCCGCGAGCGAGGGCAAGGGCGCCGACGAGCAGGCGGGCGACCAGGACGACGCAGGTACCGTCACCGGCGGCTCGCTGGGCTCGCGCAACGAGGGCTACAAGGCCAACGAGACCGACGACGTCGCCGCGGCCTGCTGA
- a CDS encoding glycoside hydrolase family 6 protein: MLQIPGAPVRRALVALLAVLALLALAGCRAQESPSAESGPEPPSPTPSATTAPPSAAPSTTAPPPATPPTPPAPPPRRTYRPDKEVWQRAQPAHAQNRHNPLAERRWGVYRGGLEQTWTAYQGAGGDTRQQLGRIALRPKSLWLGTWSGSPEQIGSVVREYVENASGGDPKVLVQLAVFRMDPWEHAVCNRTPSAGAQDAYRRWITNAARALGRQHAAVILQPDLPFWWCSNRAVTSALIKHAVNAFSAQPHTSVYLDAGAADWSSTPQVGVPRASQAADLLLANGIADARGFALNATHYVGTEESVAYGAELVRILRERGVKGVHFVVDTAQNGNGMTWPEVDAEGPVNDNARVCGSAADRRGCVTLGIPPTSRVGDPRWDLSAETTRDAKRHVDGFLWFSRPWLHMQANWRGPTRALGMARSTTWFAP, from the coding sequence ATGCTGCAGATCCCGGGAGCCCCCGTCCGCCGCGCCCTCGTCGCACTCCTGGCCGTCCTCGCGCTCCTGGCGCTGGCCGGCTGTCGTGCCCAGGAGTCGCCGAGCGCCGAGTCGGGTCCCGAGCCGCCGAGTCCCACGCCGAGCGCCACGACCGCGCCGCCCTCGGCCGCGCCATCGACGACCGCGCCGCCACCCGCGACACCGCCGACGCCGCCCGCGCCACCGCCGCGGCGCACGTACCGGCCCGACAAGGAGGTCTGGCAGCGGGCCCAGCCCGCGCACGCGCAGAACCGGCACAACCCGCTCGCCGAGCGGCGCTGGGGCGTCTACCGCGGTGGCCTCGAGCAGACCTGGACCGCCTACCAGGGTGCCGGCGGCGACACCCGGCAGCAGCTGGGCCGGATCGCGCTGCGCCCGAAGTCGCTGTGGCTCGGCACCTGGAGCGGCTCCCCGGAGCAGATCGGCTCCGTGGTGCGCGAGTACGTCGAGAACGCCTCCGGCGGCGACCCGAAGGTCCTCGTCCAGCTCGCGGTCTTCCGGATGGATCCCTGGGAGCACGCCGTGTGCAACCGCACGCCCTCGGCCGGCGCCCAAGACGCCTACCGGCGCTGGATCACCAACGCCGCCCGGGCTCTGGGCCGTCAGCATGCCGCGGTGATCCTGCAGCCGGACCTGCCGTTCTGGTGGTGCTCGAACCGCGCGGTGACCAGCGCGCTGATCAAGCACGCGGTCAACGCCTTCTCCGCGCAGCCGCACACCAGCGTCTATCTCGACGCCGGTGCGGCCGACTGGAGCAGCACGCCCCAGGTGGGCGTGCCACGCGCCTCCCAGGCGGCCGACCTGCTACTGGCCAACGGCATCGCGGACGCCCGCGGCTTCGCACTCAACGCCACCCACTACGTCGGCACCGAGGAGAGCGTCGCCTACGGCGCCGAGCTGGTCCGGATCCTCCGGGAGCGTGGGGTGAAGGGCGTCCACTTCGTCGTCGACACGGCCCAGAACGGCAACGGCATGACCTGGCCCGAGGTCGACGCCGAAGGCCCCGTCAACGACAACGCGCGCGTGTGCGGCTCGGCCGCGGACCGCCGGGGCTGCGTCACCCTCGGCATCCCGCCGACCTCGCGGGTCGGCGATCCACGCTGGGACCTGTCCGCCGAGACGACCCGCGACGCGAAGCGCCACGTCGACGGCTTCTTGTGGTTCAGCCGGCCCTGGCTCCACATGCAGGCCAATTGGCGCGGCCCGACCCGCGCGCTCGGGATGGCCCGCAGCACCACCTGGTTCGCCCCGTAG
- a CDS encoding inositol monophosphatase, producing the protein MDTSAVLTLLQDVAAEVINPRFRALADEQVTEKNPGDLVTVADHESEALITAALQAAYPDALVLGEEAMSADPSLLDRFTAADHAFTVDPVDGTKNFVNGSPDHAVMVAEVRGGEVTRGWIWQPQHATSYAAERGAGAWRDGERLTVSAPSATTPFRTARRSWVGRELGALGTLELTWACCGVDYPHLIAGDARALVYSRSMPWDHLPGALILTEAGGVIGRHDGGPLVPRGLAGGIVAAPDRATYDAAVAALGAPAW; encoded by the coding sequence GTGGACACCTCCGCCGTGCTGACCCTGCTCCAGGACGTCGCCGCGGAGGTGATCAACCCCCGCTTCCGGGCCCTGGCCGACGAGCAGGTCACGGAGAAGAACCCCGGCGACCTGGTGACGGTGGCCGACCACGAGTCGGAGGCCCTGATCACCGCCGCGCTGCAGGCCGCCTATCCCGACGCGCTGGTGCTCGGCGAGGAGGCGATGAGCGCCGACCCGTCCCTGCTCGACCGGTTCACCGCCGCCGACCACGCCTTCACCGTCGACCCGGTCGACGGCACCAAGAACTTCGTCAACGGCTCCCCCGACCACGCGGTGATGGTGGCCGAGGTGCGTGGCGGCGAGGTGACCCGGGGCTGGATCTGGCAGCCCCAGCACGCCACGTCGTACGCCGCCGAGCGTGGCGCCGGCGCGTGGCGCGACGGTGAGCGGCTGACCGTCTCCGCTCCGAGCGCCACCACGCCCTTCCGCACCGCCCGTCGGTCGTGGGTGGGCCGTGAGCTCGGCGCCCTCGGGACCCTGGAGCTGACCTGGGCCTGCTGCGGGGTGGACTATCCGCACCTGATCGCCGGCGACGCCCGCGCCCTGGTCTACAGCCGCAGCATGCCGTGGGACCACCTCCCCGGCGCGCTGATCCTCACCGAGGCCGGCGGTGTCATCGGCCGGCACGACGGGGGTCCGCTGGTCCCCCGGGGGCTGGCCGGCGGGATCGTCGCGGCACCCGACCGGGCGACGTACGACGCCGCGGTGGCCGCCCTCGGCGCGCCCGCCTGGTAG
- a CDS encoding LysR family transcriptional regulator, whose translation MIDLRRLEALVAVHRTGSVSAAAVALHYGQPTISHHLRRLEAETGAVLLQRVGRGVRLTPEGERLARRGEEILGLLARAEAELAAATSLQSGRVRLAAFPSGAATLVPDALALLATRHPGIELDLVEAEPPEAHELLRAGEIDLALTFAYPDQPEPEQITVVPVVDDPLYLVTPADRAPEGTVDLADYAATGWVTGCERCRRELLSLCADAGFTPAIAFASDDYVAVQSLVASGLGVSVLPGLALRAHQHRDVVRRPLAAHRRVQLSTYGAPPRPAAVDAVAAALTEVALRPD comes from the coding sequence ATGATCGACCTGCGCCGGCTCGAGGCCCTCGTGGCCGTCCACCGCACCGGCTCCGTGTCGGCGGCGGCGGTCGCGCTCCACTACGGACAGCCGACCATCTCCCACCACCTGCGCCGACTCGAGGCGGAGACCGGCGCCGTGCTGCTCCAGCGGGTCGGACGCGGCGTCCGGCTCACCCCCGAGGGCGAGCGGCTGGCCCGCCGCGGCGAGGAGATCCTCGGCCTGCTGGCCCGCGCCGAGGCGGAGCTCGCGGCGGCCACCAGCCTCCAGTCGGGCCGGGTCCGGCTCGCTGCCTTCCCGTCAGGCGCGGCGACGCTCGTCCCGGACGCGCTCGCCCTGCTCGCGACCCGTCATCCCGGCATCGAGCTCGACCTCGTGGAGGCCGAGCCACCCGAGGCGCACGAGCTGCTGCGCGCGGGCGAGATCGACCTCGCCCTCACCTTCGCCTACCCCGATCAGCCCGAGCCGGAGCAGATCACCGTCGTCCCCGTCGTCGACGATCCGCTCTACCTGGTCACCCCGGCCGACCGCGCTCCCGAGGGGACCGTCGACCTCGCCGACTACGCCGCCACCGGCTGGGTCACCGGCTGCGAGCGCTGCCGCCGCGAGCTGCTCAGCCTGTGCGCGGACGCCGGGTTCACACCCGCGATCGCGTTCGCGAGCGACGACTACGTCGCCGTCCAGTCGCTCGTGGCCAGCGGGCTCGGGGTCAGCGTGCTGCCCGGCCTGGCGCTGCGCGCGCACCAGCACCGCGACGTCGTACGACGTCCGCTGGCCGCGCACCGCCGCGTCCAGCTCTCGACCTACGGCGCTCCCCCGCGCCCGGCGGCGGTCGACGCCGTCGCGGCGGCGCTCACCGAGGTCGCGCTGCGCCCGGACTGA
- a CDS encoding ATP-binding protein, which produces MAFTATSQAASGDDDTPRLSDIGRYGRFLVRSMSQRARAADQPTFRALIAEHLGAPLHELPVVREQWASYEQVNVQGALDVVLAEDGGAQVVGMTGHRHHGPFGLAELIGDDPRQAQYGPRPGNVTRTALPSGPGGATRECLQAAVVLLGSGTTACALLVLGPDDESGRHQVAVELIAADPARAEALGRRLRDEALARNVYRGQVVSFGASMFGERGSLLRFHERPAMTPEDLVLPPTTFADLRRQVVGVARNSARLRAAGQHLKRGLLVYGPPGVGKTHSVRYLISELTDTTVVELTGDTLPAIREACSIARALQPSMIVVEDVDLIAEERGHYGGESPLLFTLLNEMDGLDEDADVVFLLTTNRADLLEPALASRPGRVDQAVRIDLPDRESRRRLVELYRGALDVDLSRLDDVLDRTDQVTASFLKELLRRAAVVAAERIPADEGALRVDADDLDAALDDLLDTRNQMTRAVLGYGGEAGAADS; this is translated from the coding sequence ATGGCGTTCACCGCAACCTCGCAGGCCGCGTCCGGGGACGACGACACGCCCCGGCTCTCCGACATCGGCCGCTACGGGCGCTTCCTGGTGCGCAGCATGTCCCAGCGGGCCCGGGCTGCGGACCAGCCGACGTTCCGCGCACTCATCGCCGAGCACCTGGGGGCGCCGCTCCACGAGCTCCCGGTCGTGCGGGAGCAGTGGGCGTCGTACGAGCAGGTCAACGTGCAGGGCGCGCTCGACGTCGTCCTCGCCGAGGACGGCGGGGCGCAGGTGGTCGGGATGACCGGGCACCGCCACCACGGCCCGTTCGGACTCGCCGAGCTGATCGGCGACGACCCCCGCCAGGCCCAGTACGGGCCGCGCCCGGGCAATGTCACCCGGACCGCACTGCCCAGCGGGCCCGGCGGCGCGACCCGCGAGTGCCTCCAGGCCGCCGTCGTCCTCCTCGGCAGCGGGACGACGGCGTGCGCGCTGCTCGTGCTCGGTCCCGACGACGAGAGCGGCCGGCACCAGGTCGCCGTCGAGCTCATCGCGGCGGACCCCGCCCGCGCCGAGGCGCTCGGGCGGCGGCTGCGGGACGAGGCACTGGCCCGCAACGTCTACCGCGGCCAGGTGGTGTCGTTCGGCGCGAGCATGTTCGGCGAGCGCGGCTCGCTGCTGCGCTTCCACGAGCGCCCGGCGATGACCCCCGAGGACCTGGTCCTGCCGCCGACGACCTTCGCCGACCTGCGCCGCCAGGTGGTCGGCGTGGCACGCAACAGTGCCCGGCTCCGGGCGGCGGGCCAGCACCTCAAGCGCGGGCTCCTGGTCTACGGCCCGCCGGGCGTCGGCAAGACCCACTCGGTGCGCTACCTGATCAGCGAGCTGACCGACACCACCGTCGTCGAGCTGACCGGGGACACCCTGCCCGCCATCCGCGAGGCCTGCTCGATCGCCCGCGCCCTGCAGCCGTCGATGATCGTGGTCGAGGACGTCGACCTGATCGCCGAGGAGCGCGGCCACTACGGCGGCGAGAGCCCGCTGCTGTTCACCCTGCTCAACGAGATGGACGGCCTCGACGAGGACGCCGACGTCGTCTTCCTGCTCACCACCAACCGCGCCGACCTGCTCGAGCCCGCGCTCGCCTCCCGCCCCGGCCGGGTCGACCAGGCGGTGCGCATCGACCTGCCCGACCGGGAGTCGCGGCGCCGGCTGGTCGAGCTCTACCGGGGCGCCCTCGACGTCGACCTGAGCCGGCTCGACGACGTCCTCGACCGCACCGACCAGGTCACCGCGTCGTTCCTCAAGGAGTTGCTGCGCCGCGCCGCAGTGGTGGCCGCCGAACGCATCCCGGCGGACGAGGGAGCGCTGCGGGTCGACGCCGACGACCTCGACGCCGCGCTCGACGATCTGCTCGACACCCGCAACCAGATGACCCGAGCGGTGCTGGGCTACGGCGGCGAGGCCGGGGCGGCGGACTCCTAG